From a region of the Hyalangium ruber genome:
- a CDS encoding DUF885 domain-containing protein, which yields MNARSLLALVWLTATACATTPSTSSDPSLSSATAEDARFTTLLKEDWERDLREFPVFATFIGDPRYNDRLSDMSLEAIARRKQEARELLERVKGIDRSRLSEPQQLNYDLFRLNVERGIEGQRFPEEYQQISQLGGIHDMMAELAQSVPKRNAKDYEDFVKRLREVPRVLDESMVLMRKGLEAGVTPPKVTLRDVAGLIRNQIVDSPEQSPIYRAAFEGFPLSLKPEEARLRGAVAAAIREAVVPATRKLLTFFESEYLPHAREPIAMSALPDGEAWYAYRVKGMTTTDLSPDAIHQIGLAEVKRILAEMEQVKVEAGFQGTRAQFAQHLLKDPRYAFKSREELLMTYRDLAKRLDPELPKLFGTLPRLTYGILPVPEFSEKTVPAGYYMPGSIEAGRAGFFFVNTYDLPSRPRWSADALVLHEAVPGHHFQLAIAQEQGGDVPAFRRHGYYGAYIEGWGLYAESLGYELGVYKDPYSKFGRLASEMLRAVRLVVDTGLHSKGWTRDQAITYFRENSGEPEHDIIVEVDRYIVNPGQALSYKVGELKIHELRTQASQALGSRFDVRAFHDVVLGSGALPLSVLEARVKAWVARQKE from the coding sequence ATGAACGCTCGCTCCCTGTTGGCCCTGGTGTGGTTGACCGCTACGGCTTGCGCCACCACGCCTTCGACTTCGTCGGATCCTTCTCTGTCCTCGGCCACCGCCGAGGACGCGCGCTTCACCACCCTCCTGAAAGAGGACTGGGAGCGCGACCTGCGCGAGTTTCCCGTCTTCGCCACCTTCATCGGCGACCCGCGCTACAACGATCGGCTGAGCGACATGTCGCTCGAGGCCATCGCACGCCGCAAGCAGGAGGCTCGCGAGCTGCTCGAGCGCGTGAAGGGGATCGACCGCTCGCGCCTCTCCGAGCCCCAGCAGCTCAACTATGATCTCTTCCGCCTGAACGTGGAGCGCGGCATCGAGGGCCAGCGCTTCCCGGAGGAGTACCAGCAGATCAGCCAGCTGGGCGGCATCCACGACATGATGGCGGAGCTCGCCCAGAGCGTGCCCAAGCGCAACGCGAAGGACTACGAGGACTTCGTCAAGCGCCTGCGCGAGGTCCCCCGCGTGCTGGACGAGTCCATGGTGCTGATGCGCAAGGGCCTGGAGGCCGGCGTCACCCCGCCGAAGGTGACGCTGCGGGACGTGGCGGGCCTCATCCGCAACCAGATCGTCGACTCGCCCGAGCAGAGCCCCATCTACCGCGCGGCCTTCGAGGGCTTCCCGCTCTCGCTCAAGCCGGAAGAGGCGCGGCTGCGCGGGGCGGTGGCCGCGGCGATCCGCGAGGCGGTGGTGCCCGCCACCCGCAAGCTGCTGACCTTCTTCGAGTCCGAGTACCTGCCGCACGCCCGTGAGCCGATCGCCATGTCCGCACTGCCCGACGGCGAGGCCTGGTACGCGTACCGGGTGAAGGGGATGACCACCACGGACCTCTCGCCCGACGCCATCCACCAGATTGGCCTGGCGGAGGTGAAGCGCATCCTCGCCGAGATGGAGCAGGTGAAGGTCGAGGCGGGCTTCCAGGGCACGCGCGCCCAGTTCGCGCAGCACCTGCTCAAGGACCCGCGCTACGCCTTCAAGTCGCGCGAGGAGCTGCTGATGACGTACCGCGACCTGGCCAAGCGCCTGGACCCGGAGCTGCCCAAGCTCTTCGGCACGCTGCCCCGGCTGACGTACGGCATCCTCCCCGTGCCCGAGTTCTCGGAGAAGACGGTGCCCGCCGGCTACTACATGCCGGGCTCGATCGAGGCGGGCCGCGCCGGGTTCTTCTTCGTCAACACCTATGACCTGCCCTCACGGCCCCGCTGGTCCGCGGACGCGCTGGTGCTGCACGAGGCCGTGCCAGGCCACCACTTCCAGCTCGCCATCGCCCAGGAGCAGGGCGGTGACGTGCCCGCCTTCCGCCGCCACGGCTACTACGGCGCCTATATCGAGGGCTGGGGTCTGTACGCCGAGTCCCTGGGCTACGAGCTGGGCGTCTACAAGGACCCGTACTCGAAGTTCGGCCGGCTCGCCTCCGAGATGCTGCGCGCCGTGCGCCTCGTGGTGGACACCGGCCTGCACTCCAAGGGTTGGACGCGTGACCAGGCCATCACCTACTTCCGCGAGAACTCCGGCGAGCCCGAGCACGACATCATCGTCGAGGTGGACCGCTACATCGTCAATCCGGGTCAGGCGCTCTCATACAAGGTGGGTGAGCTGAAGATCCACGAGCTGCGCACCCAGGCCTCCCAGGCGCTGGGCTCGCGCTTCGACGTGCGCGCCTTCCACGATGTGGTGCTCGGCTCCGGCGCGCTGCCCCTGTCCGTGCTGGAGGCGCGCGTGAAGGCGTGGGTGGCCCGCCAGAAGGAATGA
- a CDS encoding 2,4'-dihydroxyacetophenone dioxygenase family protein: MSEKSAMERMVVRTPEMDWKPLGPGTSVKILRVSAETGMWTMLLKMEKGAVFAPHKHLGPAEYFMLEGLVDVGKGVLERTGDYGYEPLGTTHEATIALEDSLMTFTSYGPIAFLDEKGNILQVLGGDYLLQEQAQNPQLSAKKVA, translated from the coding sequence ATGTCGGAGAAGAGCGCGATGGAGAGAATGGTCGTCCGCACCCCGGAGATGGACTGGAAGCCGCTGGGTCCGGGCACCTCGGTCAAGATCCTCCGCGTGAGCGCGGAGACCGGCATGTGGACCATGCTGCTGAAGATGGAGAAGGGCGCCGTCTTCGCCCCCCACAAGCACCTGGGCCCCGCCGAGTACTTCATGCTCGAGGGGCTGGTGGATGTAGGCAAGGGCGTGCTCGAGCGCACCGGTGATTACGGCTACGAGCCGCTGGGCACCACGCACGAGGCCACCATCGCCCTGGAGGACTCGCTGATGACCTTCACCTCATACGGCCCCATCGCCTTCCTCGACGAGAAGGGCAACATCCTCCAGGTGCTGGGCGGGGACTACCTGCTGCAAGAGCAGGCGCAGAACCCCCAGCTCAGCGCCAAGAAGGTCGCCTGA
- the ypfJ gene encoding KPN_02809 family neutral zinc metallopeptidase encodes MRWQGGRRSTNIEDRRGMRAGRPLAVGGGAAGLVTLVLVLLFGGSPSDYAPGDAAGPSGDVGIGGSGAPVDPAQEEFKQFVSVVLADTEDTWPGLLEPQGVRYIEPRMVLFSDAVESACGFQESAVGPFYCPLDQRVYLDLTFFNELDRRFGAPGDFAQAYVVAHEVGHHVQNLLGISERVHSLRGRMSQTEANALSVLQELQADCFAGIWAHHAQRQRQVLEQGDVEEGLAAASAIGDDTLQRRARGRVAPESFTHGSSAQRVAWFRRGLEQGTLEACDTFNAQASGQKRR; translated from the coding sequence ATGCGATGGCAGGGGGGACGGCGCAGCACGAACATCGAGGATCGGCGTGGCATGCGCGCGGGGCGTCCACTGGCGGTGGGCGGAGGCGCCGCGGGTCTGGTGACGCTCGTGCTGGTGCTCCTGTTTGGCGGGAGCCCCTCGGACTACGCGCCGGGTGACGCCGCGGGCCCATCGGGCGACGTCGGCATCGGAGGCTCGGGAGCGCCGGTGGATCCCGCGCAGGAGGAGTTCAAGCAGTTCGTCTCCGTCGTCCTCGCGGACACCGAGGACACGTGGCCGGGCCTGCTGGAGCCGCAGGGGGTGCGCTACATCGAGCCGCGCATGGTCCTTTTCTCGGACGCGGTGGAGTCGGCCTGCGGCTTCCAGGAGAGCGCGGTGGGGCCCTTCTATTGCCCGCTGGATCAGCGCGTGTACCTGGACCTGACCTTCTTCAACGAGCTGGACCGCCGCTTCGGTGCTCCGGGCGACTTCGCCCAGGCCTATGTGGTGGCGCACGAAGTGGGGCACCACGTGCAGAACCTGCTCGGCATCTCCGAGCGCGTCCACTCGCTGCGCGGCCGCATGTCCCAGACGGAGGCCAACGCCTTGTCCGTGCTGCAGGAGCTCCAGGCGGACTGCTTCGCCGGCATCTGGGCCCACCACGCCCAGCGTCAGCGCCAGGTGCTCGAACAGGGAGACGTCGAGGAGGGGCTGGCCGCGGCCTCGGCCATTGGTGACGACACTCTTCAGCGGCGCGCGCGAGGCCGCGTCGCCCCCGAGTCCTTTACCCACGGCTCATCCGCCCAGCGCGTCGCCTGGTTCCGCCGAGGGCTGGAGCAGGGCACCCTCGAGGCGTGCGACACCTTCAACGCGCAGGCGAGCGGTCAGAAGCGGAGGTGA
- the nth gene encoding endonuclease III, which yields MASQTLVSSLLQRLRQAHPDARYELNWTTPFELLVATILAAQCTDERVNRVTATLFQKYPGPRAFAEANTPELEEDLKPTGFYKQKAKSVQNMSRELVSRFGGEVPQDMEQLVTLPGVARKTANVVLNTAFNLPSGIIVDTHVARVSQRLGITKKEKPEEIEKDLMRLVPQDQWTFFGPATVLHGRYTCMARKPRCEACPMNDVCPKIGL from the coding sequence ATGGCCTCCCAAACCCTCGTCTCTTCCCTGCTCCAGCGGCTGCGTCAGGCCCACCCGGATGCGCGCTACGAGCTCAACTGGACGACGCCCTTCGAGCTGCTCGTCGCCACCATCCTGGCCGCGCAGTGTACGGACGAGCGCGTCAACCGCGTCACCGCCACGCTCTTCCAGAAGTACCCGGGCCCTCGGGCCTTCGCCGAGGCGAACACCCCCGAGCTCGAGGAGGACCTCAAGCCCACCGGCTTCTACAAGCAGAAGGCGAAGTCGGTGCAGAACATGAGCCGCGAGCTGGTCTCCCGCTTTGGCGGCGAGGTGCCCCAGGACATGGAGCAGCTCGTGACGCTGCCCGGCGTGGCCCGCAAGACGGCCAACGTCGTGCTCAACACGGCCTTCAACCTCCCCTCGGGCATCATCGTCGACACCCACGTGGCGCGCGTCAGCCAGCGCCTGGGCATCACGAAGAAGGAGAAGCCCGAGGAGATCGAGAAGGACCTCATGCGGCTCGTCCCCCAGGACCAGTGGACCTTCTTCGGCCCCGCGACCGTGCTCCACGGCCGCTACACCTGCATGGCTCGCAAGCCCCGTTGCGAGGCCTGCCCCATGAACGATGTCTGCCCGAAGATCGGGCTCTGA
- a CDS encoding ATP-binding cassette domain-containing protein → MSIPEVQRAPLLEVEGLAKSFGRVSAIEDVSMRVYAGEVMCVLGDNGAGKSTLIKTLSGVHLPDRGRMLVSGEEVRLASPRHARERGIATVYQDLAMVPMLSIVRNFFLGAEPLKGIWPFRRFDLRAADAIVRAELDKMGIHVRDSSEPVGTLSGGERQSIAIARAVYFGAKVLILDEPTSALGVKQAGIVLRYIAQARSRGCGVILVTHNPHHAWLIGDRFTILNRGRSQGTFSKDQISREELIQRMAGGRELEELTHELGELSRGSRLEVVGK, encoded by the coding sequence ATGAGCATCCCCGAGGTGCAGCGCGCGCCGCTGCTCGAGGTGGAGGGGCTGGCGAAGTCCTTCGGCAGGGTGTCGGCCATCGAGGACGTCTCGATGCGCGTGTACGCCGGCGAGGTCATGTGCGTGCTCGGCGACAACGGCGCCGGCAAGTCGACCCTCATCAAGACCCTGTCCGGGGTACACCTGCCGGATCGGGGCCGCATGCTCGTGTCGGGAGAAGAGGTGCGCCTTGCCTCCCCTCGCCATGCGCGCGAGCGCGGCATCGCCACCGTGTACCAGGACCTGGCGATGGTGCCGATGCTCTCCATCGTGCGGAACTTCTTCCTGGGCGCCGAGCCGCTCAAGGGCATCTGGCCCTTCCGGCGCTTCGATCTGCGCGCGGCGGACGCGATCGTTCGCGCCGAGCTCGACAAGATGGGCATCCACGTGCGGGACTCGTCGGAGCCCGTGGGGACTTTGTCGGGCGGGGAGCGCCAGTCCATCGCCATCGCCCGCGCCGTCTACTTCGGCGCCAAGGTGCTCATCCTCGATGAGCCGACCTCGGCGCTCGGCGTGAAGCAGGCCGGCATCGTTCTGCGCTACATCGCCCAGGCCCGCTCGCGCGGCTGTGGGGTCATTCTGGTCACCCACAACCCGCACCACGCATGGCTCATCGGCGATCGCTTCACGATCCTCAACCGGGGCCGGAGCCAAGGCACCTTCTCCAAGGATCAGATCTCCCGCGAGGAGCTCATCCAGCGCATGGCGGGTGGTCGCGAGCTGGAGGAACTCACGCACGAGCTGGGCGAGCTCTCGCGCGGCAGCCGGCTGGAGGTCGTGGGGAAGTAG
- a CDS encoding ABC transporter permease yields MRRIFNRPELGAACGVVAVWVFFALYAGGSGFLSWAGSATYLEIASELGILAAAVSLLMIAGEFDLSVGSMIAASGMTISLLCERLGWSIWGGIAVAMVLSLAVGFANGVVVVRTRLPSFIVTLGSLFILSGATIGVTRLVTGRTQVGGLHEALHYASAETIFASRVGGFSVSVIWWVAITVLATWVLLRSRFGNWIFGAGGAPDAARNLGVPVQRVKIALFMTTAFCACLIATFQAVKFTGSDVLRGTGKELEAILAAVLGGTLLTGGHGSVVGAAFGALIFGMVQQGIVFAGVDSDWYRVFLGAMLIVAVLVNTYVRGRMVEARR; encoded by the coding sequence ATGCGCAGAATCTTCAACCGCCCTGAACTCGGCGCGGCGTGTGGCGTGGTAGCCGTCTGGGTCTTCTTCGCCCTCTACGCGGGGGGATCCGGCTTCCTGTCCTGGGCCGGGTCCGCGACGTACCTCGAGATCGCCTCCGAGCTGGGGATCCTGGCCGCCGCCGTCTCGCTGCTCATGATCGCTGGGGAGTTCGACCTCTCGGTCGGCTCGATGATCGCCGCCAGCGGCATGACGATCTCGCTGCTCTGCGAGCGGCTCGGCTGGTCGATCTGGGGCGGTATCGCGGTGGCCATGGTCCTGTCGCTGGCGGTGGGCTTCGCCAACGGCGTGGTCGTCGTCCGGACGCGGCTGCCGTCCTTCATTGTCACGCTCGGCTCGCTCTTCATTCTCAGCGGGGCGACCATCGGCGTGACGCGGCTCGTGACCGGTCGCACCCAGGTGGGAGGGCTGCACGAGGCGCTCCACTACGCCTCGGCCGAGACGATCTTCGCCAGCCGGGTGGGTGGCTTCTCCGTCTCCGTGATCTGGTGGGTGGCCATCACCGTGCTGGCCACCTGGGTGCTGTTGCGCTCGCGCTTCGGCAACTGGATCTTCGGGGCGGGTGGTGCTCCGGACGCCGCGCGCAACCTCGGCGTCCCGGTGCAACGGGTGAAGATCGCGCTGTTCATGACGACGGCGTTCTGCGCGTGCCTCATCGCGACGTTCCAGGCCGTGAAGTTCACCGGCTCGGACGTGCTGCGCGGCACGGGCAAGGAGCTGGAGGCGATCCTCGCCGCCGTCCTCGGAGGCACGCTGCTCACGGGCGGCCATGGCTCGGTGGTGGGCGCCGCGTTCGGAGCGCTCATCTTCGGCATGGTGCAGCAGGGCATCGTGTTCGCGGGCGTCGACTCCGACTGGTACCGGGTCTTCCTGGGGGCGATGTTGATCGTCGCGGTGCTGGTGAACACCTACGTCCGCGGCAGGATGGTGGAGGCACGGCGATGA